GCGATGAACTTCAGGGCGGCGTCCTTGTTGGGCGTGCCCTTGGGCATGACCCAGTAGTCCAGGTCGTAGATGCCGCCGGTCCAGGTGATCTTGAGGTTCTTGCCTTCGCGCTGGGCGGCGTCGATGCGGCCGTTGTAGGCGGTGGTCATGGCCACGTCACCCGCCACCAGGAACTGCGGCGGCTGCGCGCCGGCTTCCCACCACTGGATGTTGGGCTTGAGTTCGGTCAGCTTCTTGAACGCACGCTCGGCGCCGTCCTTGGTGGCCAGCACCTTGTAGACGTCGGCGGTCTTGACACCGTCGGCCATCAGGGCGAATTCGAGGTTGTAGCGGGCGCCCTTGCGCATGCCGCGCTTGCCGGGGAATTTCTTCACGTCCCAGAAATCGGCCCAGGTGGTGGGCGCGGTCTTGAGCTTGTCGCCGTCGTAGGCCATCACGGTGGACCAGACGAAGGTACCGACGCCGCATTCGTGCACGGCGGCTTTCTGGAAGTCGGCCTTGTTGCCGACCTTGGCCCAGTCCATCTTCTCGAACAGGCCTTCGTCACAGCCGCGGCTCAGGTCCGGGCTCTCGACTTCGACCACGTCCCAGGTGACTTTCTTGGCTTCGACCATGGCCTTGATCTTGGCCTGTTCACCGTTGTATTCCACCGGCACCACCTTGGCGCCGGTCTTTTCAAAGGGCTCGAAATAGGCCTTCTTCTGGGCGGCACCGTTGGCGCCGCCGAAGTTCACCACGGTGAGCTGGCTTTGGGCGAAAGCGGGCAGGCTGGCCATCACGGCCACGGCCAACAGGACGGGTTTGAGTTTCATGGGGAGGATCTCCTGGGTTGAGGAACGGGTGAAGGAAAAGCAGGGGTGCACCGGAGCGTGTCTTCACTGGGGCAGCCGTGGAACCGGCTTCGCCGGGCCACAGGCTGCGTCGTCCCCCAGGGGGAAGACGCGAAGCGGCGCAGGGGTGTCATCGGTATATCCGCAGGTGCTCGGGCGGGATGTGCAGGCCAATCGATTGGCCCGGATCCATGTGGCCGACGTGCTGCAGCGGCACTTTGACGCTGATCTCGGGTTGCTGGGTGACCAGGCAGCGCAGGCGCAGGTGGTCGCCGAAATAGATCACGTCGCCCAGGGCCGCGTCGAGCCGGTTGCCGCTGGGGCCGCCGGCCCCGTTGAGCACCGCGATGCGCTCGGGGCGCACGCTGCATTGCACCGTCTCGCCGACCTGGGCCTGGTTGACGTTGATGCCGGTGAGCACGGTGCCGTCGCCCAGCTGCACGTCGCACTGCGCGCCCGAGGTCTGCAGCACCTTGGCGTCGAGCACCGAGTTGTCGCCCACGAAGCTGGCCACGAATCGGTTGGACGGGGTTTCGTAGAGCCGGTCCACCTGGTCGATCTGCTGGATCACGCCTTCGCTGAACACCGCCACGCGGTCGGACATGGTGAGCGCTTCCGACTGGTCGTGCGTGACGTAGACGAAGGTCACGCCCAGGCGGCGGTGCAGCGCCTTCAACTCCAGCTGCATGTGTTCGCGCAGCTGCTTGTCCAGTGCGCCCAGTGGCTCGTCCATCAGCACCAGCTGCGGGTCGAACACCAGGGCGCGGGCCAGCGCCACGCGCTGCTGCTGGCCACCCGAGAGCTGGCCGGGGTAGCGGCTGCCCATGTGGCCCATCTGCACCATGTCGAGCGCGCGCTTGACCTTGGCCTCACGATCGTCCTTGCCCAGCTTGCGCACGGTCAGTGGATACGCGATGTTGTCGGCCACCGTCATGTGCGGGAACAGTGCGTAGTTCTGGAACACCATGCCGAAGTTGCGCTTGTGCGGCGGGGTTCGGGTGATCGGCACGCCGTTCAGGCTGATCTCGCCCGAGGTGGGCGACTCGAAGCCGGCCAGCATCATCAGGGTGGTGGTCTTGCCCGAACCCGAGGGGCCCAGCAGCGAGAGGAACTCCCCCTTCTGGATCTCCAGATTCAGGTCGCGAACCACGAGGGTGTCGCCATCGTAGGTTTTTTGGACACCGGTGAAGGTGACGAGGGCTTGTGCGGATTCCATGCAGACAAACGCTTTCGCAGGTGACGATGGCGCGACTGTAATGCCCGTGACACGATGTCAACATATACAGATGTGCTGTGGCGCCGGCCCACTGTACAGCGACCGACCCCTGTACACAAAAACCCTTATGGTGCACTGCGGAAAACGGGCGCCCCAGGGTGGTGAGCCGGGCCCGGTTTTGGCCCCGTTTCGGCGCATTTCAGCCGCGCTCCAGGCGGCATCTGGCTGGCCCGTGGCCACCTGTTTGCAACTTGCCCCGGTACAGCGGGCAACTCAGGGCGTCGAACCTGCACCGGCGCGCCGGGCCGATCGTCGGCTCCCCACAACAACGGAACGTTCAGGCCATCGATCAGGGGGCTGGCACGATGTGGCGGTAGGCGTGCCAGGTGGCGTGGCCGATCACCGGGCCCACGATCAGCAGGCCGAGGAACACCGGCAGCATGGCCAGACCGATCAGCACCGTGATCAGCGCGCCCCAGATCAGCATGACGCCCGGGTTCTGCAGGCAGGCGCGGATGCTGGTGAGGCCGGCCGAGATCGCGTCGGTCTCGCGGTCCATGATCATCGGGATCGAGATCACGCTGGTGACGAAGATCAGGCCGGCGAAGATGCCGCCCACGATGGTGTAGGTGATCAGGAAGCCGAGGTTCTCCGGGTTGATGAGTTGCGGCAGCAGCTTCTCGGTCGAAGGCATGGTGTTGAAGGTGACGGCAAACACCACCAGCGAGGCCCGTCCCCAGAGCAGTTCGAGGATCAGCAACACGCCGGCGAAGATGCCCATGGTGCCCTTGGTCGGCCGCCACGCCAGCAGGGACGCGCGCAGCGAAGGCCGGTGGTCGTAAGTCTGCATGGCCTTGCTCGCGTCGTACAGGCCCAGGCACAGGAACGGCCCCATCAGCAGGAAGCCGGCGCTCAGCGCCAGCACGTAGGCAGGGGCGTTCTGGAACACCGCCAGCAAGGCGTGGCCCATGGCGAAGAAGCACAGGCCGTAGAACAGGCCGATGCGCGGGCAGCGCTGGAAGTCAGCCCAGCCCAGGCGAAGCCAGCGCACCGGGTCGGACGGGCTCAGGTCGGCCAGCGTCAGGGCGAAAACCGAGGGGCCGCGTTGTTCGGCGTTGGCAGGCTGCGC
This Hydrogenophaga taeniospiralis DNA region includes the following protein-coding sequences:
- a CDS encoding ABC transporter substrate-binding protein — protein: MKLKPVLLAVAVMASLPAFAQSQLTVVNFGGANGAAQKKAYFEPFEKTGAKVVPVEYNGEQAKIKAMVEAKKVTWDVVEVESPDLSRGCDEGLFEKMDWAKVGNKADFQKAAVHECGVGTFVWSTVMAYDGDKLKTAPTTWADFWDVKKFPGKRGMRKGARYNLEFALMADGVKTADVYKVLATKDGAERAFKKLTELKPNIQWWEAGAQPPQFLVAGDVAMTTAYNGRIDAAQREGKNLKITWTGGIYDLDYWVMPKGTPNKDAALKFIAMASSPDAQAEYAKNISYGPTNNKALTKLDAKVLGMLPTSPANSKDALQFGIGFWADQGEALEKRFSAWAAQ
- a CDS encoding ABC transporter ATP-binding protein, whose product is MESAQALVTFTGVQKTYDGDTLVVRDLNLEIQKGEFLSLLGPSGSGKTTTLMMLAGFESPTSGEISLNGVPITRTPPHKRNFGMVFQNYALFPHMTVADNIAYPLTVRKLGKDDREAKVKRALDMVQMGHMGSRYPGQLSGGQQQRVALARALVFDPQLVLMDEPLGALDKQLREHMQLELKALHRRLGVTFVYVTHDQSEALTMSDRVAVFSEGVIQQIDQVDRLYETPSNRFVASFVGDNSVLDAKVLQTSGAQCDVQLGDGTVLTGINVNQAQVGETVQCSVRPERIAVLNGAGGPSGNRLDAALGDVIYFGDHLRLRCLVTQQPEISVKVPLQHVGHMDPGQSIGLHIPPEHLRIYR
- a CDS encoding DUF2189 domain-containing protein translates to MAEAIHADASHDDPSEPGTPEAAPPAQPANAEQRGPSVFALTLADLSPSDPVRWLRLGWADFQRCPRIGLFYGLCFFAMGHALLAVFQNAPAYVLALSAGFLLMGPFLCLGLYDASKAMQTYDHRPSLRASLLAWRPTKGTMGIFAGVLLILELLWGRASLVVFAVTFNTMPSTEKLLPQLINPENLGFLITYTIVGGIFAGLIFVTSVISIPMIMDRETDAISAGLTSIRACLQNPGVMLIWGALITVLIGLAMLPVFLGLLIVGPVIGHATWHAYRHIVPAP